The following are from one region of the Coffea eugenioides isolate CCC68of chromosome 2, Ceug_1.0, whole genome shotgun sequence genome:
- the LOC113763581 gene encoding protein RETICULATA-RELATED 4, chloroplastic-like: protein MVTATTTFSNLTYSSLLSLSSFHSHHNHLNTHLTFTSLTHKTTTTSSAPFSSIKLTSFRTPLKSRPSLFFCTLKDYQSTDTGNSSGDAGDIGGAGAGGGGGGGGSGGGGGEDSGDAGAKNKVEALMALAEVGRSLDSIPRDLAAAIEAGRIPGSIVSTYFELEEWQLLRWLLNFGGFKERLLADDLFLTKVGIECGVGIFTKTAAELKKRREKFSKELDFVFADVVMALVADFMLVWLPAPTVSLRPPLAVSAGRIKKFFYGCPDNAFQVALAGTSYTLLQRFGAIVRNGAELFCVGTSASLIGTGITNLLINARKAVDKNFAAEAEDLPILSTCTAYGVYMAVSSNLRYQILAGIIEQRILEPLLHNRKLALSAICFVVRTGNTFLGSLMWVDYARWVGVQRSR from the exons ATGGTaaccgccaccaccaccttctCCAACCTCACCTACAGCTCtctcctctccctctcctcatTCCACAGCCACCATAACCACCTAAATACTCACCTCACTTTCACCTCACTAACTCATAAAACCACCACAACCTCCTCCGCACCATTTTCCTCAATTAAACTAACTTCCTTCCGCACCCCACTAAAATCCCGTCCTTCCCTCTTCTTCTGCACCCTTAAAGATTACCAGAGCACAGACACCGGCAACAGCAGTGGTGACGCCGGTGACATTGGTGGAGCAGGTGCaggtggaggtggtggtggtggaggtagtggaggaggaggaggggaaGACAGTGGAGATGCAGGAGCAAAGAACAAGGTCGAAGCCTTGATGGCGTTGGCTGAGGTTGGGAGATCATTGGATAGCATTCCTAGGGACTTGGCTGCTGCTATAGAAGCTGGGAGGATTCCGGGCTCTATTGTTTCGACGTATTTTGAGTTGGAGGAGTGGCAGCTACTGCGGTGGTTGCTTAACTTTGGAGGGTTCAAGGAAAGGTTACTAGCTGATGATCTTTTCTTGACAAAAGTTGGCATTGAATGTGGTGTTGGGATATTCACCAAG ACTGCCGCAGAGTTGAAAAAACGCAGAGAGAAGTTTAGCAAGGAGCTAGATTTTGTCTTTGCTGACGTG GTAATGGCCCTTGTTGCAGATTTCATGCTAGTCTGGCTTCCTGCTCCTACTGTTTCTCTGCGACCACCTCTTGCAGTTAGTGCTGGACGTATCAAAAAGTTCTTCTACGGCTGTCCTGATAATGCTTTTCAG GTTGCCTTGGCTGGCACATCCTATACATTATTACAAAGATTTGGTGCCATAGTG AGAAATGGTGCTGAGCTTTTCTGTGTTGGGACCAGTGCATCTCTG ATTGGTACAGGCATCACAAACTTACTAATAAATGCACGAAAGGCTGTTGATAAAAACTTTGCTGCTGAAGCCGAGGACCTGCCAATTTTGTCAACCTGCACTGCGTATGGCGTCTATATGGCTGTTTCTAGCAACCTTAG GTACCAAATACTTGCTGGGATTATCGAACAACGAATATTGGAACCTTTGCTGCACAACCGCAAGCTTGCTCTTAGTGCAATATGCTTTGTTGTGCGAACTGGCAACACCTTTTTAGGCTCTTTGAT GTGGGTCGATTATGCTCGTTGGGTTGGCGTCCAGAGGTCAAGATGA
- the LOC113759569 gene encoding ferruginol synthase-like, whose product MNPPTIPFWLLVVLFSLIGYCIHVVITNFSKHKAKELPPGPSQFQTIGTFRSSEPFHASLAKVSQTYGPLLSLKLGSRTMIVVSSPKIAKKFLHEHDLEFSGRILVDAATVFDHHKVSIIWSPPQSPWRILRKVCKEHIFSSERLKAGQGLRQEKVQHLCNYVQECCINGQAINIGEAAFSTSLSLMWNTFFSVDFGQSDSISSEEIKETVWSMMKTFSSPNLADIFPILKAIDPQRLKGRAKFYMGKLLDILDGIIRRRVQERDASLTYTRKNDFLETLLDLNQQNEAVLSYHSLKHFLLDLFIAGSETGSTTVEWVMTELL is encoded by the exons ATGAATCCTCCAACCATCCCTTTTTGGCTGCTAGTAGTACTGTTTTCTCTTATTGGCTATTGTATTCACGTTGTCATAACGAATTTCAGCAAGCACAAGGCCAAGGAACTCCCTCCAGGGCCTTCCCAATTTCAAACCATCGGTACGTTCCGAAGCAGTGAACCTTTCCACGCATCACTTGCGAAAGTCTCTCAAACTTATGGACCTCTATTGTCACTTAAGCTAGGAAGCAGAACAATGATAGTTGTTTCATCACCGAAAATTGCCAAGAAATTTCTTCATGAGCATGATCTTGAGTTCTCTGGCAGAATACTTGTTGATGCCGCCACAGTATTTGACCACCATAAAGTGTCTATTATCTGGTCACCACCACAAAGCCCCTGGCGCATTCTTCGCAAAGTATGCAAAGAACATATATTTTCATCAGAAAGACTCAAAGCTGGTCAAGGGCTCCGCCAAGAAAAGGTGCAGCATCTGTGCAACTATGTACAAGAATGTTGTATCAACGGGCAAGCTATAAATATTGGTGAAGCTGCCTTCTCAACATCTCTCAGCTTGATGTGGAACACCTTCTTCTCGGTTGATTTTGGACAATCAGATTCTATCTCGTCCgaagaaattaaagaaactGTATGGAGTATGATGAAAACTTTTAGCAGTCCTAATCTTGCGGACATCTTTCCCATCCTCAAAGCCATAGATCCCCAGCGTCTAAAGGGTCGAGCCAAGTTTTATATGGGAAAGCTGCTTGATATTCTTGATGGTATCATACGCCGAAGAGTACAAGAAAGGGACGCATCTCTCACTTATACAAGGAAAAATGACTTCTTGGAAACCCTCCTTGATCTTAATCAGCAAAATGAAGCTGTATTAAGCTACCATAGCTTGAAACATTTCCTTCTG GATTTATTCATTGCAGGGTCAGAAACAGGTTCAACCACCGTGGAATGGGTGATGACAGAGTTACTATGA
- the LOC113759570 gene encoding cytochrome P450 76C4-like, giving the protein MEIVGKSELVQESDISNLPYLQSLVKETFRLHPASPLLTRKAESDTEIHGYMVPQNAEVVVNLWAMGRDPSLWPNPNSFLPERFMDRDIDVKGNHFELLPFGTGRRICPGLPLAHRMVHIMVASLLHKFDWKLEEEIKPEQLDMSEKSALTLHKAVPLRAIPVRTTV; this is encoded by the coding sequence ATGGAAATTGTTGGAAAAAGTGAGCTCGTTCAAGAATCAGATATCTCAAATCTCCCTTACTTGCAATCATTAGTTAAGGAGACCTTTCGGCTTCACCCCGCTAGCCCCCTACTGACTCGCAAAGCTGAGAGTGATACAGAAATCCATGGCTACATGGTGCCACAAAATGCTGAAGTTGTGGTTAACTTGTGGGCTATGGGCAGGGATCCAAGCTTGTGGCCAAATCCAAATTCGTTCCTACCTGAACGATTCATGGACAGAGACATTGATGTGAAAGGCAATCATTTTGAGCTCCTTCCCTTTGGCACGGGAAGGAGAATTTGTCCTGGACTGCCACTGGCTCATAGGATGGTGCACATCATGGTTGCTTCTTTGCTTCATAAATTTGATTGGAAGCTTGAAGAAGAAATCAAACCAGAGCAACTTGACATGAGCGAAAAGTCCGCACTAACATTACACAAGGCAGTGCCCCTTAGGGCCATTCCTGTTAGAACCACAGTTTAA